A segment of the Stigmatopora nigra isolate UIUO_SnigA chromosome 15, RoL_Snig_1.1, whole genome shotgun sequence genome:
tCATAGAAAAGACAAACATTAATCACACAGCCACCTGAGTGGGAATCAATCCCTCCCTgaccgcaccaaagtcaggggaAAGAACCAATGAACAATCGGGTGGCCTTTCTAAGAATTTCGAAGCCATATTGTCCACCAATTTTCTCAAACAATTGAGGAAAATAAGCCCTCAAATTGGTTCCTCAGTGTAATTTGGGAAGCGTCAAGTTTTGCTAGCCAAATTTCCACGTTAGCCTTCTAAATGCCGCTCTACAATTATCCATTCATATTCCATTAACCCACTTTTCCCATTGTAAATCACAGCTAATAGggttagaaaaaaatgcagcctTTGTTTTCTCTCGAGGGACTGTTTGCTTAGTACCATTCCAATGTAATCAGACTTTGACCATGAcccagggaagaaaaaaaaagagtacacattgtatttttcttcctttcgatttttgcttttattgctactgaatggctgccattgacagcgattgacatccaatccatttaaacttggCAGGGGCTGTCAATCAaatcaattggacatctatcattgtcaatggcagtaaaggATTATAACTCAAGACTATCCATCTCTGTTGAAATGATGTTTACCACTGTCATTGGCTTTGAATGAGTTAACCTTAAATGATGTTATCACATTCAAACATAAAATGATTTATCATTTGTTGTGTCCAAAAGAAAGCTAATTTAAATCATGACCTAGCCATCACAGTCACCTAATTAGGAATTATCAGTTAGGTAATCTAAGATTACACAGTGGAGATAATTCAGTTATACTATAAATGAGTCATATAACTGATATCTTGCCACTTTCAGTCCCTTCCAATCTTCGTGCACAAGAATGGTGCCATTTACGAGTTATTGCATTTGGACGTGGAGAGGTCACAACTAAGTGTTTCTGTGGAGATAACTTGATAGAAGCGAGGGATAATCGGTCATGATCCCCGTTGCCCCCATTTTGAAAGCTGCTTGTATATCCTCATCTGTGTTGCATACAAACAAATGGACCTGCAAAATTACAAAGTTAAGAGTCACGTGCTAGCAAGTTGTGAAATAGTTTCTCCTAATGATAGATGGATGTTCTCTTGTTAGCTTTCCTGAAGTAAGCTCATTCCTATGTGCAGTTGTAATAAAATGATGGCATTCAGTTTTCAATTGTTTTCACACAAGGCCATTAGGGGCCCACTAATGGCCCAACGACGTGATGAGCTCATCCACAAATGACAGGGAAAGCAAAAACACCTACTGTGCTCGCGAGTGATTTATAAAGCACTGAATGAactgatttattaatgtttttttggtagGGGAATTAGAAACCAGAGCATGAGATTTAAGTAGTATTTCAATAGAACATGGATTAGaccaggggtcaggaacctttttgacgaagagagccataaacaattcatattttcaaacattattccttgagagccatacttagaatttaaaagtaaaaatacatgaaaatgtgagcatttattattcatttcaccactttgaaagtaaaaaaaaagtctgaattcttttaaaaacattatttcactgttgctaatcaatgggtaTTTATGAGAGTatacatgcagaagagtctaatgaagaaaaattatgatttaaaaaggcggagtagccatatacacccattaaaaaaGTCCCTACCCCTGGATTAGACTTTAAAATACAGCAGGAAAAAATGCATCATACCTGAATTCCACGGGCTGCAAGATGTCTGAAGAGACTCTTCCTCATTGTTACTCTACAATGATGAAATTAAGAACATGCTAATCATTTTGGCAGATTGTGATAATAGGGTCACAGGGTAATATATTCAAAGAAAATCACTAACACGAAAGGAGTGTATACTACTTCTccatcctattgtgaggacatttgtgtgcatcattttgggaatattttgaagggatgacaaaaacaaaagacccTCCATATATtgtatctgaaagtcagggtggaggcggggcaaatagagcttAATGTGATTCAAAATTGACATTGTTTCAAATATATCGTCCTAAACCACTTAATAATATCTCCCATAATAATGCATACATATTTATGACAGATGCCAAGTTATGTTTATGACAACATTcaagtaaaatgttattttaattatCAGTGTCTATCAAAATGAACTACTTTACTCTGCCCTGTGCCAAGGTGCATTGTTTGCATTGCATTTGTTATTGCTTTATCTTAGGAGGGAAAATATGACTGGCTGACATGGATTAAGTCATTTACAGGTATGgaagtttattatttatttgcctctaccagtcaaaatgaattagacatctgtcactgtcaatggcagccaatgagtcaatGGAAAAAGATGTTTTCAGCATGACACATGTATATGATTATGAACTATTTTCACCAATTAAATAAGATTAATTCTCACAAAAGTCTATTTGTACTtccataaaaaggaaaaatggtaAAGAAAGGTAGTGTCTTACTTGTCTATCAGAGTAAGAATCATGTTGTTCCTCAAAAGATTATTCTCAGAAATAAATGTTCTGCACACAAAGAGAAACAATTAGCACCGTTATTTGCCTTAcctaaaaatcattgaaattacatatatattattaaatatctACGATAAGAGCTATAAGGCAATACCTGTTGAATATGCGTGGCAGGTAAAACTGTAGTAAACTCTCTCCAAGTGGCACAAAGGGCAGCAAACCGCTGTAgtagaggagaagaagaagtaCACCTCGATACATGGAAAAACTGTATGGCATGTCTCCATTCTAAATAGACCAAAAAGATAAAAGATGTTAAATTAATACTTTGAGTATTTGCTCATTCAATTATTCCAATGAGGTGTCAAAAGATTTTATTGAAATGGTGaggcctaaaaaataaaaattagctGTGGTCTAAGAAATGAATCAGTAGATGATGTGTAAAAACATGGATCATTGCATCCCTAATAGatgtttaaacattatttcaACTATTTCAGTTCTGTACTATATAGCaaaaatgtaaaaggaaaaaaatgagtgtgAGGTAAGGTCATTTGCTCACCATTTTATTGCACTTGCTGATGATATTTGAATTCAGAGATGCCCAGACAGTGATCTTCTCCCTGTGGTAGAATTTGACCAAATCAGACACCTAAACAGACAGAATTATATTTAAACAGAAGCTATAcagcgtttattttttttaaagcaaacttAACCGCTTTAATCAAAGACAGCGGCACATCTTTTgcataaaaagtacaaatattcAACGTTGAGAATACAAACATAGCAATAGCTGTTAACCCATGCAATCAGTTACTGATACATTTTAATCTTTTGGTTCGTGTTAGAACCTAAACACAACTCCCTGCATCTAAatgccttcaaaatattttgtttttaaaataacacaGATAAAATATCAATTTCTGCTTACAAATGGTGACCTTTTTCAGCTTGCTCAGCAAAGTATTTAAtcatatttgatttgatttgtgaaaaaaaatctgtgaagccgcgatattcaaAGGATTAATGTATAATTTGTTGTCTGTATTATAATACACTAACTatccatttcaatattttagtGCCATGACATCTTAAGGTTATTGTTGTGGCAGGCATgccgtgtgagtgtgtgtagtaTTGCCTTTTCAATCAActggttgttgttttctttaatcTCAATGCTGATTGGGACCTCTGGGAACTTTCGGAATACATCCTCCAGTAAAGCAAACTTCCTGTCAGAACCTCTACTATAGTGACCTGTTGGACAGAAGGCATacaaaagatggaaaaacaCGTGCTTTTCTGTTAACTGTTTTGTTTGGGTGATTTTGTAACCCTATGTGAATGATCTACTCTGTGGGAGTGACTCACCTGGATTAAAAGTCACTTCAAGTCTTTGTTTGTACAAAGGTAAATCCTGAAAAAGTCCAACAAAGAATATTCAATGTGATTGAAGACATTTGCAGAAATATTAATCCTCAAATGTTATTGTAAGAAATATTACTATTTTCATTGACTATTTTCATGACTCCATGCAGGTTTATTCTATATTCAGTCAATATTAGCTGCTGGATATAGAATACCATGCCATTGAAAATTatctttacattcatttttttgtcattcattcattttccaaaccacttgttattacaagggtcgcgggtggtgctggagcctatcctagcacCCTGAATTTGTGTCCAATCACAGGGCTGCATGATAATAGGTCTCAGTGGGTTAACATATATACTGTGCAGATACGTATTGTATACATATGGAGTAAGATAACAAATTGTCAGTGGCAGTTCATTCCTTTTTCCCACCTGCAGGCTGAGTGAAGAGATGCTGATATCATGACCTGTCTGCCTTAATAAGTTTTCATCATGCGAGACCACCACATAACCATCAAATGTCAAGTGACAGTCCAGTTCAAACATATGTGTTCCCAGCTCCACTGCGCTGTAAATGAGAGAAAATCCTTAATAGCAGTCGCATACACACATTGTTAAAcaataaagttcaaaaacacttttatttGCCTTTTGTCTTCAGACACCACTGATATGGATACAGGTAAGTTTAGAAAGATTGTATTTTATGGTTCTtaatgcaaaacagaaaataactaacaaattgtaaatgttactttgccaacatctactggtgaaaaagagtataccAATTCTTGTGCACATATTAGCCATAACCTtgtttcagtcatcattttgttgttgttgcaaatacagcttatatgcgagaaaatatagtACATTGTACTCACTGACTAAATGCTTCCATGGTGTTTTCTATCCGCTCTCCACATCCTGGCAAGACAGTAAAACAGTTATCAgaaataatgttgttgttttttttaactataaaccCTAATGTGGTGACTAGCGAATCAGATCACAAGGGGACGGACAACCATCTACGCTCACTCATACCTaatggcaatttagtgtgttcaaccagcctaacaaGCATATTTTTAGGATGTGTGAGGAACCCGgatagtacccggagaaaacccacacaagcccagtaAGAAAAGGCAAATTCTACACAGACAGGTCCAaacctaggatcgaaccctcaatctcagaactgtgatgccGACATCCTTGCACCTTATGTGTGAAAATAAACTCACTCATTTATGGTGTGCCTTGAGCCTTatactccagaaaatacagCACCTATTGAATCTTTACTTTACATCAACTTTACACTTTTCAAAGATTGATTATTGATCTTAGAAACTATGTTTGATGATTTAAAGGTCTATTTCCCTCTTCCCCAGAAATCTTTGACTCTCTTACCTCCTCTGTGGGAAATGTGCACACAATAGAATCCCATGCATTTCCTCTTATGGAGAATGTGAGGGTTCTTGAGCAGGTATAACGAAGCAAGCATGTACCCTCCCAACACTGGGAGTATGACGCACCAAAAAGCGCACatctcagtgttttttttggctgaaaaaTTAGGGGTTTTAATT
Coding sequences within it:
- the gdpd3a gene encoding lysophospholipase D GDPD3a isoform X1 produces the protein MCAFWCVILPVLGGYMLASLYLLKNPHILHKRKCMGFYCVHISHRGGCGERIENTMEAFSHAVELGTHMFELDCHLTFDGYVVVSHDENLLRQTGHDISISSLSLQDLPLYKQRLEVTFNPGHYSRGSDRKFALLEDVFRKFPEVPISIEIKENNNQLIEKVSDLVKFYHREKITVWASLNSNIISKCNKMNGDMPYSFSMYRGVLLLLLYYSGLLPFVPLGESLLQFYLPRIFNRTFISENNLLRNNMILTLIDKVTMRKSLFRHLAARGIQVHLFVCNTDEDIQAAFKMGATGIMTDYPSLLSSYLHRNT
- the gdpd3a gene encoding lysophospholipase D GDPD3a isoform X2 codes for the protein MCAFWCVILPVLGGYMLASLYLLKNPHILHKRKCMGFYCVHISHRGGCGERIENTMEAFSHAVELGTHMFELDCHLTFDGYVVVSHDENLLRQTGHDISISSLSLQDLPLYKQRLEVTFNPGHYSRGSDRKFALLEDVFRKFPEVPISIEIKENNNQLIEKVSDLVKFYHREKITVWASLNSNIISKCNKMNGDMPYSFSMYRGVLLLLLYYSGLLPFVPLGESLLQFYLPRIFNRTFISENNLLRNNMILTLIDKSICLYATQMRIYKQLSKWGQRGS